In Caloramator sp. E03, the sequence AGGGAATTAAAAATATTTTAGTTAAGTAAGGCTTTAAGGCCTTTTTATTTTGAAAATAAATCTTTTTAAAAGCAAATCAAATTTAATTTTGTTTCTCTCAAAAAATCATTAATACTAAATTATTTTCACATCATTTTAATATATTCCCATGTAAATATTTTAAAATATATTTTCTTAAAACACTATGCACAAAAACTTGTAACACATTTTCCCTTTCGTAAATATTCTAAATTATTAGGGGGTGGTGTTTTTGAACATACTAAGCAAATTTTCACCAGTAATTTTAGCGCTGTTTGCAACTTTATTTACTTACTCTGTAACAGCTCTTGGGGCATCATTAGTATTCTTTTTTAAAGATGTAAATAAAAAAATTTTAAATTCAATGCTTGGCTTTTCAGCAGGTGTTATGATAGCTGCAAGTTTTTGGTCCCTATTATCCCCTGCTATTGAAATGTGCAAAGGCAGCAATCAAAGCCCAGTAATTCCAACAGCCTTAGGCTTTTTGCTTGGGGGGCTCTTTATATACTTTACAGATATATCAGTTAATAAAATAGATGTTTTCAGGGAAAAGGAAGAAAATAATAAATCATGGAAGAGGATGTTTCTTTTAATACTTGCAATAACCCTTCATAATATCCCTGAAGGCCTTGCGGTTGGAGTTGCCTTTGGTGCTTTAAAATTTCAAAGCACTCAATCTGTGCTGATTGCTGCAATATCCCTTGCAGTAGGAATTGGTATACAAAACTTCCCTGAAGGGGCTGCTGTATCCCTTCCCTTAAGGCGTGAAGGAAGTTCAACCTTTAAAAGCTTTATGTACGGTCAGGCTTCAGCAATAGTTGAGCCTATCGCCGGAGTTATAGGAGCTTACCTTGTAACTTTTATAAAAGCAATCCTTCCCTATGCCCTATCTTTTGCAGCTGGTGCAATGATATATGTAAGTGCAAAGGAGCTTATACCGGAATCCCAGTCGGAAGGCAATGAGGGAATTATAAGCATTGTAACTTTAATAGGATTTGCAATAATGATGGTTTTAGATGTGGCCTTAGGATAATTGTATTATTTTTGAGCGAAATAAGTAACCGTCCCCAGGCCTGTCCTTAAATTCCCAAATGGGACGGTTACTTATTTTATGTATTTTAATTCACTTTCTATATCCACATTCTCCGGTGCCTGGCACCGGAGAATGTGGACCAGATAATAACAAAAAAAGGCTGTGAACTACACAGCCTCTCTTTATTTTTATAACTGTTTTAAAAGGTTTGCCATCTCTATCCCAGCGATTGCAGCGTCATAGCCCTTGTTTCCTGCCTTTGTTCCTGCTCTTTCTATGGCCTGCTCTATTGTATCCGTCGTTAAAACCCCAAATATTATAGGCACTCCAAGCTCTAAGGATGCATTTGCAATTCCCTTTGAAACTTCGCTTGAAACATAGTCAAAATGAGGAGTTGCTCCCCTTATTACTGCCCCAAGGCATATTACGCTGTCGTACTTTTTAGATTGTGCC encodes:
- the ribH gene encoding 6,7-dimethyl-8-ribityllumazine synthase; the protein is MATYEGKLIATGLKFGIVVGRFNEFIGSKLLSGAMDGLLRHGAEEKNIDIAYVPGAFEIPLTAKKMAQSKKYDSVICLGAVIRGATPHFDYVSSEVSKGIANASLELGVPIIFGVLTTDTIEQAIERAGTKAGNKGYDAAIAGIEMANLLKQL
- a CDS encoding ZIP family metal transporter, whose product is MNILSKFSPVILALFATLFTYSVTALGASLVFFFKDVNKKILNSMLGFSAGVMIAASFWSLLSPAIEMCKGSNQSPVIPTALGFLLGGLFIYFTDISVNKIDVFREKEENNKSWKRMFLLILAITLHNIPEGLAVGVAFGALKFQSTQSVLIAAISLAVGIGIQNFPEGAAVSLPLRREGSSTFKSFMYGQASAIVEPIAGVIGAYLVTFIKAILPYALSFAAGAMIYVSAKELIPESQSEGNEGIISIVTLIGFAIMMVLDVALG